Within the Paludisphaera rhizosphaerae genome, the region GGCCCCGTCGCCGGCGGTCCACGTCGAGCCCTTGATCCCGGCGCCTTTGTCTCCGGCCAGGAGGGTGTTCGAGGAGCCGTCGGTGATGTCCGCCATCTTGATATAGCGCCAGCTCGTCGCGGTCGGGGGCTTGGAGTCCGACCAGGGGGGAGCGGGGGTGACGTAGGCTGAGGCCACGGCACCGTCGTCAGGAGTCCAGCCGGCCGTCAGAACGGTGCCGGCGGGGTACTCGTAATACTGGAAGTTCCCCCGGCTGACGGCGTAGCTCGACCACGACCCATAGTAATAGCCGCTGGGACGGGGCATCGACGGGCAGAGGAACGTCGCGATCGGCGTTCCGATAAGCGTCCGATTCGTGTAGCCGTCGCCGTCCGTGTCCACGATGCTCGTCGGCGCCTGGGTCGGGTCGTACTTGCGAGCGAGCGGATCCTGCTCGATGAACGGCATCAACTGCAAGAAGGCCCCGTAATGCTTCGAGCCCGCCGCCTCCGGCGGCAGCGCCGGGGTGCCGCCGTCGCCATGCCCCCGCGGAGCGTAGCTGAAAGGCGGGAACCGCTCGTGAGAGCTGTGGAAGTTCTGAAACGCCAGGCCGAGCTGCTTGAGATTGTTGGCGCACTGCATCCGCCGGGCCGCCTCCCGCGCCGACTGAACCGCGGGTAAAAGCAACCCAACCAACACGGCGATGATGGCGATCACGACCAACAACTCAATCAGCGTAAAGGCGCGATTCAGCGAGCGGCTCACGGCCGACCTCCAGGATCAAAAGAAAAGCTTCGGGCCCGCTCAGCATGGGAGGGGCCTTCAGTCACCCACGCTCCCAAGGAGGGAGTGCGGGATGGTTTGGCGGGAGGCTAGTGTTGAGATTGAATCTCAGTGTCGTGTTCGCAGGTTAACGCCTGCGGAAGACATCCACAAGGGGGAACCCAAAAATCCGCCGACGGATGAGCAAGTGTTCGTGGGGGAGTCGCCGTCGGCCGAGGCGTTCTGCTCGGCCGGCGATTCTCTCTGCGTGAGCGGCGAGGTGGAACTTCGAGGTTTTTGCCCCATGTTCGGCCGGCGGGGCTTGAGATACACTACGAACGTATTTCATCCCTTGCGTCTGGCTCGGAGGATTGGGGAGACCATGAGGGGGCTCGAATTCGTGGGGTCGGGACTTCGTCGTTCCTGGATCGCGGCGGCGCTGGCGTTGGTTTCGGCCGGTTGCGAGACGCAGCCGCCGCCGAG harbors:
- a CDS encoding DUF1559 family PulG-like putative transporter: MSRSLNRAFTLIELLVVIAIIAVLVGLLLPAVQSAREAARRMQCANNLKQLGLAFQNFHSSHERFPPFSYAPRGHGDGGTPALPPEAAGSKHYGAFLQLMPFIEQDPLARKYDPTQAPTSIVDTDGDGYTNRTLIGTPIATFLCPSMPRPSGYYYGSWSSYAVSRGNFQYYEYPAGTVLTAGWTPDDGAVASAYVTPAPPWSDSKPPTATSWRYIKMADITDGSSNTLLAGDKGAGIKGSTWTAGDGAAFGVGGSGPLAGNQFTGNTNWAYSHPGSDSADGTTNSPMNTKFLVAKASSTTFGTGGGTDGKFTPSDNNGTPMTGPDDNSPGAWWRVTAQSAFRSAHPGGCNFVFVDGSVRFIKESIAMSVYKSLGSRAGGEIISADAY